A part of Gossypium hirsutum isolate 1008001.06 chromosome A07, Gossypium_hirsutum_v2.1, whole genome shotgun sequence genomic DNA contains:
- the LOC107955289 gene encoding polyadenylate-binding protein RBP47 yields the protein MAVNQTAALKVSSIKIIRNKQTGQSEGYGFVEFSSRATAEKVLQSCNGSLMPNTEQPFRLNWASFDVNERRSDAGSDLSIFIGDLAADVTDTVLDETFSSKFQSVKRAKVVIDSNTGRSKGYGFVRFGDENERSKAMTEMNGVYCSSRPMRISVATPKKAFAYQQQYYSQGRQASNGAVEQGLHSHNDSNNATVSPSPSIRSISPLYFTN from the exons ATGGCAGTGAACCAGACGGCAGCGTTGAAG GTTTCGTCTATAAAAATCATACGAAATAAACAAACCGGACAGTCTGAAGGATACGGATTCGTGGAGTTTAGCTCTCGAGCAACGGCTGAAAAGGTTTTACAGAGCTGCAATGGTTCTCTGATGCCAAATACAGAGCAGCCTTTCCGTCTGAACTGGGCTTCGTTCGATGTGAACGAAAGACGATCTGATGCTGGCTCCGATCTATCTATATTCATAGGAGATTTGGCTGCCGATGTAACTGATACGGTGTTGGATGAAACCTTTTCTAGTAAATTTCAATCTGTCAAAAGAGCAAAAGTTGTTATCGATTCGAATACCGGTCGTTCGAAAGGTTATGGTTTCGTTCGGTTCGGTGATGAAAATGAAAGGTCGAAGGCCATGACTGAAATGAATGGAGTGTATTGCTCAAGTAGACCAATGAGAATTAGTGTTGCCACTCCCAAGAAAGCATTTGCATATCAGCAACAGTATTATTCGCAAG GTAGACAAGCATCGAATGGTGCTGTGGAACAAGGTCTTCATTCTCATAATGACTCGAACAATGCTACCGTGAGTCCTTCTCCCTCCATTCGTTCTATCTCACCACTATATTTTACAAATTGA